A genome region from Nocardia sp. NBC_01730 includes the following:
- a CDS encoding PPE domain-containing protein, whose product MALNVDPKELVAAASKLAAMARETGTALPGGWVVPAGADPISAGAVPQLNAQAASLFNGMIGVLNEVQRTAHNIGAAAVDYTEADDRGSRIVGGSGGADLVSNPVGEVKEVSQRRPPALRFPTGGGAVDPLTFAQQLHAGPGPGAATGFADAIRKFTGSQHLAATEGVDLAARTMQNWEPVGAAAATELGQHRGWLAQLGEGLGMLADGIDTYGNAFRTAKAKHPTPAEIIAARKELLAAMRSKNEVGIQAAMAKFQEQNARSLETITGYSTEVNSKVPTGDSSGESGTGSGSGDTSALTSMLPTLMSAMASAMPLSQLGQDSAEDYDDYGLDDYGYDDLGIPSGLGAGSPSGSPISSTGAGIPDIDAASAPVSALPLATSTGSVGSGASAMPRTPVLEPLGASSPNNASAARGGSPMMPYMPMSPGMGNSGGNNERNRVVAWHPDRLMYVDNTPHTELVIGERPTIAPTVTPPTPAPANQTPTQPGGNA is encoded by the coding sequence ATGGCGCTGAATGTCGATCCGAAGGAACTCGTCGCTGCGGCGTCGAAACTCGCCGCGATGGCGCGTGAGACCGGTACGGCGCTGCCTGGCGGATGGGTCGTACCCGCAGGGGCGGACCCGATCTCGGCCGGGGCGGTGCCGCAGCTCAACGCGCAGGCTGCGTCGCTGTTCAACGGAATGATCGGCGTTCTCAACGAGGTTCAACGCACGGCACACAACATAGGCGCCGCGGCAGTCGACTACACCGAGGCCGACGACCGCGGCAGCCGCATCGTGGGCGGCAGTGGTGGCGCCGACCTGGTGAGCAACCCGGTGGGAGAGGTCAAGGAGGTCAGCCAGCGGCGACCGCCTGCGCTCAGGTTTCCTACCGGCGGAGGTGCCGTCGACCCGTTGACATTCGCCCAGCAGTTGCATGCGGGTCCGGGGCCGGGCGCCGCAACGGGATTCGCGGACGCGATCCGGAAGTTCACCGGCAGCCAGCACCTCGCTGCCACCGAGGGCGTCGATCTCGCGGCGCGGACGATGCAGAACTGGGAGCCGGTCGGCGCCGCGGCAGCGACCGAACTCGGGCAGCATCGGGGTTGGCTCGCCCAGCTCGGCGAGGGCCTGGGGATGCTTGCCGACGGAATCGACACATACGGCAACGCATTCCGGACGGCCAAGGCGAAACACCCCACACCGGCGGAGATCATCGCCGCACGCAAGGAGCTTCTCGCCGCGATGCGTTCGAAGAACGAGGTCGGCATCCAGGCGGCGATGGCGAAGTTCCAGGAGCAGAACGCGCGGTCGTTGGAGACGATCACCGGCTACTCCACCGAGGTCAACTCGAAGGTGCCGACCGGTGACAGCAGCGGTGAGAGTGGCACTGGTAGTGGTAGTGGCGACACCAGCGCGCTAACCTCCATGCTGCCCACGCTGATGAGCGCGATGGCCTCGGCCATGCCGCTGAGTCAGCTCGGCCAGGACTCGGCCGAAGACTACGACGACTACGGCCTCGACGACTACGGCTACGACGACCTCGGCATCCCCAGCGGTCTCGGAGCGGGCAGCCCGAGCGGATCGCCGATAAGCAGCACTGGCGCGGGTATCCCGGACATCGACGCCGCAAGCGCCCCGGTCAGCGCCTTGCCGTTGGCCACGTCCACGGGCAGCGTCGGCTCAGGAGCGTCAGCTATGCCGCGCACACCCGTGCTCGAACCGTTGGGGGCATCGTCGCCCAACAACGCCAGCGCCGCGCGCGGCGGTTCGCCGATGATGCCGTACATGCCGATGTCGCCGGGCATGGGTAACTCGGGCGGCAACAACGAACGCAACCGTGTCGTGGCGTGGCACCCTGACCGACTGATGTACGTCGACAACACGCCGCATACCGAGTTGGTGATCGGCGAGCGGCCGACCATCGCCCCGACCGTGACGCCCCCGACGCCCGCGCCGGCCAACCAGACCCCCACCCAACCTGGAGGTAACGCATGA
- the eccB gene encoding type VII secretion protein EccB — translation MTTGRRKEMKPVARFRVVTKHQISGWRFLLRRIEHALVRRDASMIDDPQRGRSTALSIGIAVACVIIAGAAVLAFFKPAKKVGDSNIVAEKDTGALFVRLNNRLYPALNLTSARLIVGSADNPVQVSRDELSKYPRGPWVGIPGAPGSIVDSSAKDSSWTVCDTAKIGAAAPVNPATGLPTISRSAVRTTAIGGPLTVDGDAIRQLADGEARLLRDDATTWLVYADSEKGVVRAGIDLSNTAVALALGIDSTAPVTAASKGLVNAIPEVPPLRVPDVPGSGNVITLNSGFTTPIGSVLTVSAPDQGAAYYLVSETGVVRVSPVLAAMIRNADARGAVSTRAVGPNVIASNLRPGSWPGTATYPTRPVRIVDPERYGVTCYNWSRGGNDPNAATELLVGRQLPLTQEEQGLAVDLVTASSSRGTTADAAFMPRDTGRFVQVTGTEPGSPLRESLYWVSDSGVRYGIAVGENHGANDPTLTSLALRTPAPAPWNIISLFAVGPVLSQKDARLQHDGIPTNKTVAVLGGGS, via the coding sequence GTGACGACAGGTCGGCGGAAGGAAATGAAACCGGTGGCGCGCTTCCGGGTCGTGACCAAACACCAGATATCTGGTTGGCGCTTTCTGCTGCGTCGGATCGAACACGCGCTGGTCCGCCGGGATGCCTCGATGATCGACGATCCGCAGCGCGGCCGGTCCACAGCACTGTCCATCGGTATCGCTGTCGCCTGTGTGATCATCGCCGGCGCGGCGGTGCTGGCGTTCTTCAAACCTGCCAAGAAGGTGGGGGATTCGAACATCGTGGCGGAGAAAGACACCGGTGCGCTGTTCGTGCGTCTCAACAATCGGCTGTACCCGGCGCTGAATCTGACCTCGGCGCGCCTCATCGTCGGTTCCGCGGATAATCCGGTGCAAGTCTCGCGGGACGAGCTGTCGAAATATCCGCGTGGGCCGTGGGTCGGCATTCCCGGTGCGCCGGGCAGCATCGTCGACAGCAGTGCGAAGGACTCTTCGTGGACGGTGTGCGACACCGCGAAGATCGGCGCGGCCGCGCCGGTGAACCCGGCGACCGGATTGCCGACGATCAGTCGTTCCGCCGTGCGCACCACCGCGATCGGCGGCCCCCTCACTGTCGATGGAGACGCCATTCGCCAATTGGCCGACGGTGAGGCGCGATTGCTGCGCGACGACGCTACGACGTGGTTGGTCTATGCCGACAGCGAGAAAGGCGTCGTTCGTGCCGGGATCGACCTGTCGAACACCGCGGTCGCGTTGGCATTGGGCATAGATTCCACCGCTCCGGTAACCGCCGCCTCCAAAGGTCTGGTCAACGCGATTCCGGAGGTGCCGCCACTGCGGGTGCCTGATGTTCCCGGATCCGGGAACGTGATCACCCTGAACTCTGGGTTCACCACACCGATCGGGTCGGTGCTCACCGTGTCCGCCCCGGACCAGGGGGCTGCGTATTACCTCGTCTCGGAGACCGGGGTCGTCCGGGTCAGCCCGGTGCTGGCGGCGATGATCCGCAACGCCGACGCACGTGGTGCGGTATCCACCCGAGCTGTCGGCCCGAATGTGATCGCGTCCAATCTGCGGCCGGGCTCGTGGCCGGGTACGGCGACCTATCCGACCCGGCCCGTCCGGATCGTCGATCCCGAACGGTACGGAGTGACCTGCTACAACTGGTCGCGCGGCGGAAACGACCCGAACGCCGCGACCGAGCTCCTGGTCGGCAGGCAGTTGCCGCTGACGCAGGAGGAGCAGGGACTTGCCGTAGACCTGGTGACCGCGTCCTCGTCGCGCGGCACCACAGCCGACGCGGCATTCATGCCGAGGGACACCGGACGTTTCGTACAGGTGACCGGCACCGAACCGGGATCGCCGCTGCGGGAATCGCTGTACTGGGTCTCCGACAGCGGCGTGCGCTACGGCATTGCCGTCGGCGAGAACCACGGCGCCAACGACCCGACGCTGACCTCACTGGCGCTGCGGACCCCGGCGCCGGCGCCGTGGAACATCATCTCGCTGTTCGCGGTCGGCCCCGTACTGTCCCAGAAGGATGCCCGCCTGCAGCACGACGGCATCCCGACCAACAAGACCGTCGCCGTATTGGGCGGTGGGTCATGA
- a CDS encoding C40 family peptidase: MAPTLTDDLDGVLRSLLAVYGDGQPDAGQAATAYQSMAAGLRAHTGAVAARYSDAQGMQQSVAESHAGKDSIVRKAVGESGDGTVNGRGRLTNQIADFQSRLQAIASVADTRFSGPALLAAAQTTISNATKQVDADVAAARQQAAQIMPPAAPQTRQARRGTPPRRRRTRSRSRGTGSRLRRRSMVPSDGTAGSNAVRAASGWLGTPYVWGGGGAGGPSGGGFDCSGLTQYAVAQASNGEVVLPRTTYEQIYSGVRVHPEDVRAGDLVFPAGSFSARGPEHVQLAAGNGMVIEAPYTGSTVKWSRMPSEAVVVRVL, from the coding sequence ATGGCACCGACACTGACGGACGACCTGGACGGGGTACTTCGATCGCTGCTTGCAGTGTATGGCGACGGACAGCCCGACGCCGGCCAGGCGGCGACGGCGTACCAATCGATGGCTGCCGGCCTGCGCGCACACACGGGGGCGGTCGCGGCGCGGTATTCCGACGCGCAGGGAATGCAGCAGTCGGTGGCGGAATCGCACGCGGGCAAGGACAGCATTGTGCGCAAAGCCGTGGGCGAGTCGGGTGACGGAACGGTCAACGGCCGAGGCCGCCTGACCAATCAGATCGCGGACTTCCAATCGCGCCTGCAGGCGATCGCCTCGGTCGCCGACACGCGTTTCAGTGGTCCCGCTCTGCTCGCCGCAGCGCAGACCACCATCAGCAATGCCACCAAACAGGTCGACGCCGACGTCGCCGCCGCGCGACAGCAGGCTGCGCAGATCATGCCACCCGCGGCACCGCAAACGCGGCAGGCCAGGCGTGGCACTCCGCCGCGCAGGCGACGTACGCGGTCCAGGTCGCGGGGGACGGGATCCCGGCTGCGGCGTCGGAGCATGGTGCCCTCGGACGGGACCGCGGGGAGCAACGCGGTCCGCGCCGCCAGCGGCTGGCTCGGCACGCCGTACGTGTGGGGCGGCGGTGGCGCGGGCGGCCCCAGCGGCGGCGGATTCGACTGCTCGGGCTTGACCCAGTACGCCGTCGCCCAGGCCAGCAACGGTGAGGTGGTGTTGCCACGCACCACATATGAACAGATCTACAGCGGGGTCCGGGTGCACCCCGAGGACGTGCGTGCCGGCGACTTGGTGTTCCCCGCCGGGTCGTTCAGTGCCAGGGGGCCCGAGCATGTCCAGCTGGCCGCGGGCAACGGGATGGTCATCGAGGCGCCCTATACGGGTTCGACCGTCAAGTGGTCACGCATGCCCAGTGAAGCCGTCGTCGTGCGGGTGCTGTGA
- the eccA gene encoding type VII secretion AAA-ATPase EccA: protein MSAAEDAFYTGVQNLGLVAGGVRNEQHAAAAFRAATDLDPDMCDAWLGRAMAGEVNSEVIYGAYRSVHNLYRDQQRAGLVDRALWCQVEIGMYGLRVAMADRDQIAIAQACAYADGGEWQEAAAILDEVPSDDVADFVRMSLYFRTRRWPDVIAARAARPVLEDGLLDIAAELMAAQSLAHLGRFGEATPRAQRIVEDSSSGNLSYIWADAHFLLGMLLRHGGDYDAADKILKGLQGSGLWPEREEWQLAVRDKSYKFEVTTAALIASRTDKWDPKTGDDPAEAAASAAREERESLLAEASELLQAQIGMDSVKEQVDRLKSGVLMDQVRAKRGLAVDSRSQHLIFSGPPGTGKTTIARVIAKIFAGLGVVENADVVEVSRNDMVGTHLGHTAPKTNALIDSALGGVLFIDEAYTLIQEGLSGGDAFGKEAVDTLLARMENDRDKLVVIIAGYEDQIDRFLQSNDGLNSRFTKRIRFASYDADELVQIADHIAGKKDSILSEQAREVLRIRCDELAAQSKNGRRLIDLAGNGRFVRNVVEAAEAERDYRFTKDNADIAAMTDEELMTIDAFDVSAALEGLAPKARA, encoded by the coding sequence GTGTCAGCGGCCGAGGACGCGTTCTACACGGGTGTTCAGAATCTTGGGTTGGTCGCGGGCGGTGTCCGCAACGAACAGCACGCGGCTGCGGCCTTCCGGGCCGCCACCGATCTCGATCCGGACATGTGCGATGCCTGGTTGGGGCGCGCTATGGCGGGGGAGGTCAACTCGGAGGTGATCTACGGCGCCTATCGATCGGTGCACAACCTCTATCGCGATCAGCAGCGTGCAGGCTTGGTCGACCGGGCGCTGTGGTGTCAGGTCGAGATCGGGATGTACGGGCTGCGCGTCGCGATGGCCGATCGCGACCAGATCGCGATCGCGCAGGCCTGCGCGTACGCCGACGGCGGTGAATGGCAGGAAGCCGCGGCCATTCTCGATGAGGTCCCGAGCGACGACGTCGCCGATTTCGTCCGCATGTCGCTGTACTTCCGGACGAGGCGGTGGCCGGATGTGATCGCCGCCCGCGCCGCGCGGCCGGTACTCGAAGACGGCCTGCTGGACATCGCGGCCGAGTTGATGGCCGCCCAGTCGCTGGCCCACCTCGGCCGATTCGGCGAGGCAACGCCGCGCGCCCAGCGGATTGTCGAGGACAGCTCCTCGGGGAACCTGTCCTACATTTGGGCCGACGCGCACTTCCTGCTCGGCATGCTGTTGCGGCACGGCGGAGATTACGACGCCGCCGACAAGATCCTGAAGGGCTTGCAAGGTTCCGGGTTGTGGCCCGAACGCGAGGAATGGCAGCTCGCGGTGCGTGACAAGTCGTACAAATTCGAGGTCACCACCGCCGCGCTCATCGCGTCCAGGACGGACAAGTGGGACCCGAAAACCGGTGACGACCCGGCCGAGGCGGCTGCCAGCGCGGCGCGGGAGGAACGGGAGTCCCTGCTCGCGGAGGCCTCGGAACTGCTGCAGGCGCAGATCGGCATGGACTCGGTCAAGGAGCAGGTCGACCGGCTCAAATCTGGTGTCCTGATGGACCAGGTGCGCGCCAAGCGCGGGCTGGCCGTTGACTCGCGGTCGCAGCACCTGATCTTCTCCGGCCCGCCTGGCACCGGTAAGACGACCATCGCACGCGTTATCGCCAAGATCTTCGCCGGTCTGGGGGTTGTCGAGAACGCCGACGTGGTCGAGGTGTCGCGCAACGATATGGTCGGTACCCATCTCGGCCACACCGCGCCGAAGACTAATGCGCTGATCGACTCCGCGCTGGGCGGTGTGCTGTTCATCGACGAGGCGTACACCCTGATCCAGGAAGGTCTTTCCGGCGGTGACGCTTTCGGTAAGGAAGCGGTGGACACCCTGCTGGCCAGGATGGAGAACGACCGGGACAAGCTGGTCGTGATCATCGCCGGGTACGAGGACCAGATCGACCGGTTCCTCCAGTCCAACGACGGTCTCAACTCGCGATTCACCAAGCGGATCCGGTTCGCCAGCTACGACGCGGACGAATTGGTGCAGATCGCCGATCACATTGCGGGCAAGAAGGATTCGATCCTGTCCGAACAGGCGCGCGAGGTACTGCGCATCCGCTGCGATGAGCTGGCGGCGCAAAGCAAGAACGGTCGGCGGTTGATCGACCTCGCGGGCAACGGCCGCTTCGTGCGCAACGTGGTCGAGGCCGCCGAAGCCGAGCGTGACTACCGCTTCACCAAGGATAACGCCGACATCGCCGCGATGACCGACGAGGAACTGATGACGATCGACGCCTTCGACGTCTCGGCGGCGCTGGAGGGTCTTGCGCCCAAGGCGCGAGCGTGA
- a CDS encoding WXG100-like domain-containing protein, producing the protein MAIDLPSDVAFFLNMCGIPYPDINEDDVRALARHVRTFASQVQDTHSSATGVIDDMGSVYSGYSYEQLVASWASMSSTHMVQLADACKIVEQALYAAATVITVVKIAVLAELAALAAAYMSMLVTPPLTPSAPLVAAAARRLCDQMQQCLIGYIVAEVIGRAIEPLEDAIDDMIKGIVYDATRHALGVPEPSGSSSAVPLRIEPDEVRRYAKVLDEHADDIMQHAATFAENVSTLDFTTATRFDDTVNVAVPDRSTAPTISTGTPEADPSSRLRELSDSTPSVTAPTSSGSPVRAGADSAHSPVAAGVGDRPRSGAGSAGGRSESADNRATTPAGEGRSAPARMPSVTGPASTLPDSGRPGEVPAAVSQESAGERSAPRVGLVASHDAMPGEPAHPAADSEGRRPSWVSGVSVATATPAAADGTAAGHPVGGSPPPQPGGAEAKAATPWGRGGDRAPTPKALPPKAVRPVRTRPSVGSAPAVTPWTIPRRTRDVPAAVHAPSTAGPPVRSLREKGTEPGRDDKVESAGSSDRAVAPARVTAPTSTASEPVDPPGTRA; encoded by the coding sequence GTGGCCATAGACCTACCCAGTGACGTCGCGTTCTTCCTCAACATGTGCGGTATTCCGTACCCGGACATCAACGAGGACGACGTGCGCGCCCTCGCCCGTCACGTGCGCACCTTCGCCTCGCAGGTGCAGGACACCCACAGCTCGGCGACCGGCGTGATCGACGACATGGGCTCGGTCTACTCGGGATACTCCTACGAGCAGTTGGTCGCGTCCTGGGCGAGCATGAGCTCGACGCACATGGTTCAGCTCGCCGACGCCTGCAAGATCGTGGAACAGGCGTTGTACGCGGCGGCCACGGTGATCACCGTCGTGAAGATCGCCGTGCTGGCCGAACTCGCAGCCCTCGCGGCGGCCTACATGTCGATGCTGGTGACACCGCCGCTGACTCCGTCCGCGCCCTTGGTGGCCGCCGCCGCGCGCCGACTCTGCGACCAGATGCAGCAGTGCTTGATCGGCTACATCGTCGCCGAGGTGATCGGAAGGGCGATCGAACCGCTCGAGGACGCCATCGACGACATGATCAAGGGCATCGTCTACGACGCCACGCGCCACGCGCTCGGCGTCCCCGAGCCGTCGGGCAGTTCGTCCGCGGTGCCCTTGCGTATCGAGCCCGATGAGGTGCGGCGCTACGCCAAGGTGCTGGACGAGCATGCCGATGACATCATGCAGCATGCTGCGACGTTCGCGGAGAACGTGTCGACGCTCGACTTCACCACGGCGACACGGTTCGACGACACGGTGAATGTCGCGGTGCCGGATAGGTCGACGGCGCCGACCATATCTACCGGGACGCCGGAGGCAGATCCATCCTCCCGGTTGCGGGAACTATCCGACTCGACGCCGAGCGTCACGGCACCGACGTCTTCGGGCAGTCCGGTTCGGGCTGGAGCCGACAGTGCGCACTCGCCGGTCGCTGCCGGGGTCGGTGATCGGCCAAGAAGCGGAGCCGGATCCGCAGGAGGGCGGAGCGAATCCGCCGATAATCGGGCTACCACCCCTGCCGGGGAAGGGCGCAGTGCTCCCGCGAGGATGCCGTCCGTAACCGGCCCGGCGTCAACCCTTCCGGACTCGGGGCGGCCCGGAGAAGTTCCGGCCGCGGTGAGTCAGGAGTCCGCGGGCGAGCGGAGCGCACCGCGTGTCGGCTTGGTCGCTTCCCACGACGCAATGCCCGGAGAACCGGCGCATCCGGCCGCCGACTCCGAGGGCCGCCGACCGAGCTGGGTGTCCGGTGTGAGCGTGGCAACCGCCACTCCGGCCGCGGCAGACGGCACGGCCGCGGGGCACCCGGTGGGCGGTTCGCCACCTCCACAGCCCGGTGGCGCCGAGGCGAAAGCGGCAACGCCATGGGGACGTGGCGGGGATCGGGCGCCGACTCCGAAAGCGTTGCCGCCCAAGGCTGTACGCCCCGTACGTACCCGCCCGTCCGTCGGAAGTGCACCGGCGGTCACGCCGTGGACCATACCCCGCCGCACCCGTGACGTTCCCGCGGCAGTCCACGCTCCGTCCACCGCCGGGCCGCCGGTGCGCTCACTCCGGGAGAAAGGAACCGAGCCCGGTCGGGACGACAAGGTCGAATCGGCAGGTTCATCGGATCGCGCGGTCGCACCGGCGCGCGTGACGGCACCGACCAGCACAGCATCCGAACCCGTCGACCCACCGGGCACACGCGCCTGA
- a CDS encoding type VII secretion target, with protein sequence MPNRIDIDPAVLRQLASQHDQVARDTREWAKPPSDWLASFLPTYGKIAYPVYDALERYYDARQRAGEALAAEHDRTAESLRASADAYEQADEDFGARIRQAGGLTDSQPSTTPVSSPAGPNGPATPSTPSPVGPPPVGGPIAAGPDGTQTPLGSIPGGPNGATPSTPDTSGPVAAPTDQAATAGTPNATGATSPNAAGATPAGASSGVTPPTSAGMPPTAAGPVYSSADDRGSAQPPTGATGRADMPPMPVPVATPFSSAVANAKDKESEPSYVVGNQVNDDLVLARTLLGSVLAAVDSPVGMAWSVSVMRGPAGAGVFISSNEGRGWMPAGLFLPREVSSPWIWDELLADADGSGSPWEGVSDPARVLAEFGLAWGAKANARLSALVSSGPIDPGLRSRFSDAAMEGLVGPSYDVDLREFTPDTADRLGLTGSVAGLEQVSAVPDTQVRSRCVELAVDAHAQVGRSGPIPGEAASSRQVRERILAAVQAGKAVPRELWDELRDADDLLAAAMLGQRVDVGRVEIGQLRVDVGVSPLRAMVFERRCNELALLLANESSRQSLRDAVYAHEQITEHPQFVSTPAPVSTAVQPERVARPGTPSVTAPSVAGGPPQGAVVAPSSPPPVAPPERS encoded by the coding sequence ATGCCGAACCGCATCGATATCGACCCTGCGGTACTGCGACAGCTGGCCAGCCAACACGACCAGGTCGCTCGCGATACCCGGGAATGGGCGAAGCCGCCCTCGGATTGGCTCGCGAGCTTCCTGCCCACGTACGGCAAGATCGCCTATCCTGTCTACGACGCACTGGAGCGCTACTACGATGCTCGGCAACGGGCAGGCGAGGCGCTGGCCGCCGAGCACGACCGCACCGCCGAGTCGTTGCGCGCGTCGGCGGACGCCTACGAGCAAGCCGACGAAGACTTCGGTGCGCGGATCCGGCAAGCCGGTGGTTTGACCGATAGCCAGCCATCGACGACCCCCGTCAGCTCACCGGCCGGTCCGAACGGACCCGCAACACCATCCACGCCTTCGCCCGTTGGACCGCCGCCCGTTGGTGGCCCTATCGCGGCCGGGCCCGACGGCACCCAGACCCCCCTTGGCTCTATACCCGGCGGTCCGAACGGAGCGACGCCGTCGACACCGGACACGTCAGGTCCGGTCGCGGCTCCGACCGACCAGGCAGCAACCGCGGGCACGCCGAATGCCACCGGAGCTACGTCGCCGAATGCTGCCGGCGCGACGCCGGCGGGGGCGAGTTCCGGCGTGACGCCGCCGACATCGGCGGGCATGCCGCCCACCGCGGCGGGTCCCGTCTACTCGTCCGCGGACGACCGGGGATCCGCGCAACCACCGACCGGCGCGACCGGACGGGCCGATATGCCACCTATGCCGGTGCCCGTCGCGACTCCGTTCTCCTCCGCTGTCGCGAACGCGAAGGACAAGGAATCCGAACCGTCGTATGTCGTCGGCAACCAGGTGAACGACGATCTGGTGCTGGCGAGAACCCTGCTCGGCAGTGTGCTCGCGGCCGTCGATTCCCCGGTAGGCATGGCCTGGTCGGTGTCGGTGATGCGCGGTCCTGCGGGCGCGGGCGTGTTCATCAGCTCCAACGAAGGCCGCGGGTGGATGCCTGCCGGGCTGTTCCTGCCGCGTGAAGTTTCTTCCCCCTGGATCTGGGACGAGCTGCTCGCCGACGCGGATGGCAGCGGCTCTCCGTGGGAAGGAGTCTCGGACCCGGCTCGGGTGCTCGCGGAGTTCGGACTGGCGTGGGGCGCGAAGGCCAACGCGAGGCTGTCGGCGCTCGTGTCGTCCGGGCCGATCGATCCCGGCCTGCGGTCGCGGTTCAGCGACGCGGCGATGGAGGGACTCGTCGGCCCCTCCTACGACGTCGATCTGCGCGAGTTCACGCCCGACACGGCCGACCGGCTGGGCTTGACCGGCTCGGTCGCGGGTCTGGAGCAGGTCTCTGCGGTGCCCGATACGCAGGTTCGGTCGCGCTGTGTGGAACTCGCGGTCGACGCACACGCACAGGTGGGCCGGTCCGGGCCGATACCCGGCGAGGCCGCCTCGTCGCGGCAGGTGCGGGAACGGATCCTCGCGGCGGTACAGGCCGGAAAGGCGGTGCCGCGCGAACTGTGGGACGAGTTGCGCGACGCCGACGATCTGCTCGCGGCCGCGATGCTCGGCCAGCGCGTAGACGTTGGCCGGGTCGAGATCGGGCAGTTGCGGGTCGACGTGGGCGTTTCGCCGTTGCGCGCCATGGTCTTCGAGCGCCGTTGCAACGAGCTGGCGCTGTTGCTGGCGAACGAATCGAGCAGGCAGAGCTTGCGTGACGCGGTGTACGCGCACGAGCAGATCACTGAGCATCCACAGTTCGTGTCGACTCCGGCCCCGGTTTCGACTGCCGTGCAGCCCGAGCGCGTCGCCCGTCCTGGGACCCCGTCCGTTACGGCACCGTCCGTTGCCGGAGGGCCGCCGCAGGGTGCCGTGGTCGCGCCGTCGTCGCCACCCCCGGTCGCACCTCCGGAGCGGTCGTGA